A genomic window from Acidobacteriota bacterium includes:
- a CDS encoding glycosyltransferase family 4 protein, giving the protein MKIAFIVQRYGTEIIGGSEYLCRLVAERLAARHDVEVLTTCARDYVTWANEYPEGADRIRGVTVHRFPNDRTRDLASFNEYSDWIYSNPHGADDELEWLKRQGPWCPALIEHLERRHTGYDALIFFTYLYAPTVLGLRVDPRRSILVPTAHDEPAIRLGIYRDVFGAPSGMAYNTDVERAFVRSRFRVGAVAEATVGCGVDLPLQFTTDVQELDPDESTIQPDVDPRRASAAAFRRRHRLYEPFVLYGGRIDPGKGCEELIAHFSSYADSRGDAVLALMGVKLMRIPEAPFIRFAGLLPEAERLEALQAATVVAVPSPYESLSLLALEAFAVGTPVLANARSEVVREHCQRSNAGLYYADRDEFVECLSLLLGDANLREALGRNGQEYVRAHYEWDVILRKYDQLIEGVAAERPVRARRSRNPRGGGRGKPRAPRKR; this is encoded by the coding sequence GTGAAGATCGCCTTCATCGTCCAACGGTACGGGACCGAGATCATCGGCGGTTCCGAGTATCTCTGCCGGCTCGTGGCGGAACGGCTCGCCGCGCGGCACGACGTCGAGGTCCTGACCACATGCGCCCGCGACTACGTCACCTGGGCGAACGAGTACCCCGAGGGCGCTGATCGCATACGCGGCGTGACCGTGCATCGCTTTCCCAACGATCGGACCCGTGATCTCGCGAGCTTCAACGAGTACTCGGACTGGATCTACTCCAACCCGCACGGCGCCGACGACGAGCTCGAATGGCTGAAGCGACAGGGTCCCTGGTGCCCGGCCCTGATCGAGCATCTCGAGCGGCGCCACACCGGGTACGACGCGCTGATCTTCTTCACCTACCTCTACGCGCCGACCGTGCTCGGGCTGCGCGTGGATCCACGGCGCAGCATTCTGGTGCCGACCGCGCACGACGAGCCCGCGATTCGACTCGGCATCTACCGCGACGTCTTCGGCGCTCCGTCCGGCATGGCCTACAACACCGACGTCGAGCGGGCGTTCGTGCGGAGCCGTTTCCGCGTCGGCGCCGTGGCGGAAGCGACGGTCGGCTGCGGCGTGGACCTGCCGCTGCAGTTCACGACCGACGTCCAGGAACTCGATCCGGACGAATCGACCATCCAGCCCGACGTCGATCCGCGACGCGCCAGCGCCGCCGCGTTTCGGCGCCGGCATCGGCTCTACGAGCCCTTCGTGCTGTACGGCGGCCGCATAGATCCGGGCAAGGGCTGCGAAGAGCTGATCGCGCACTTCAGCAGCTACGCGGACAGCCGGGGAGACGCCGTCCTGGCCCTGATGGGCGTCAAGTTGATGCGGATTCCGGAAGCGCCGTTCATCCGGTTCGCGGGCCTGCTGCCGGAGGCCGAACGCCTGGAGGCGCTGCAGGCGGCCACGGTGGTGGCCGTGCCGTCGCCCTACGAGAGCCTGTCCCTGCTCGCCCTCGAGGCGTTCGCGGTGGGCACCCCGGTGCTCGCCAACGCGCGCAGCGAGGTCGTGCGCGAGCACTGCCAGCGCAGCAACGCAGGTCTCTACTACGCCGATCGCGACGAGTTCGTCGAGTGTCTCTCGCTGTTGCTCGGGGATGCGAACCTGCGCGAGGCGCTCGGTCGCAACGGGCAGGAGTACGTCAGGGCCCACTACGAGTGGGACGTCATCCTGCGCAAGTACGATCAGCTCATCGAGGGCGTGGCCGCGGAACGCCCGGTCCGCGCGCGGCGCTCGCGCAACCCGCGGGGCGGAGGCCGCGGCAAACCGAGAGCGCCGCGGAAACGATAG
- a CDS encoding sigma-54-dependent Fis family transcriptional regulator, whose product MLDGASLLVVDDEAIMREILHSLLERQGCRIRLAASGQEGLELARAGTFDAVLLDVMMPGKDGLAVLEEIRRLDDAPPVIMITAFGTSKNTREAFKRGAFDFIEKPFKNDDVLLVVRNAVAQQRLMSENRVLRQNLRAQAGRFSDIIGHSPRIRSVFEIIAQASPSRATILVSGESGTGKELVARAVHANSPRAGRPFVTVNSGSLPPDLLESNLFGHVKGAFTGAVSAKKGLFEMADNGSIFFDEIGTVPLETQAKLLRVIQEREFRRLGGLDTIKVDVRIIAATNVNLQQMVEDGSFREDLYYRLHVIAIDLPPLRERIEDVPLLARSFLTKYGKENNKPDLELLPDAMQLLEAYHWPGNVRELENVIERAAVLTVKRQIGPELVPDVVKASPSFQLPHFDMPPDGIPFRKIIDSMEVRLIVRALEAAGGVQKRAAELLRVKPTTLNEMIKRHGIRGRASRAGAAASARARTAAAGSTDPGPAGSRSAPLMSDLVEAFDRRLSRAD is encoded by the coding sequence AAGCGATCATGCGGGAGATCCTTCACTCCCTGCTGGAGCGCCAGGGGTGCCGCATACGGCTCGCCGCGTCGGGGCAGGAGGGTCTGGAGCTGGCGCGGGCGGGAACGTTCGATGCGGTGCTGCTGGACGTCATGATGCCGGGAAAGGACGGGCTCGCGGTCCTCGAGGAGATCAGGCGGCTGGACGACGCGCCCCCGGTGATCATGATTACCGCTTTCGGCACGTCGAAGAACACGCGCGAGGCGTTCAAGCGAGGCGCCTTCGACTTCATCGAGAAGCCGTTCAAGAACGACGACGTGCTGCTCGTCGTGCGCAACGCCGTGGCCCAGCAGCGGCTGATGAGCGAGAACCGCGTGCTGCGCCAGAACCTCCGGGCGCAGGCGGGACGGTTCAGCGACATCATCGGTCACAGTCCGCGTATCCGGAGCGTGTTCGAGATCATCGCGCAGGCGTCGCCGAGCCGCGCCACCATTCTCGTCTCCGGGGAGAGCGGCACGGGCAAGGAGCTCGTGGCGCGCGCCGTCCACGCCAATTCGCCGCGCGCCGGGCGGCCGTTCGTCACGGTCAACTCGGGCAGCCTGCCTCCGGATCTGCTGGAATCGAATCTCTTCGGGCACGTCAAGGGCGCCTTCACCGGGGCGGTCAGCGCCAAGAAGGGCCTGTTCGAGATGGCCGACAACGGGAGCATCTTCTTCGACGAGATCGGGACGGTTCCGCTCGAAACCCAGGCGAAGCTGCTGCGGGTGATCCAGGAGCGCGAGTTCCGGCGTCTGGGGGGCCTCGACACCATCAAGGTGGACGTCCGGATCATCGCCGCCACGAACGTGAACCTGCAGCAGATGGTCGAGGACGGATCGTTCCGGGAGGATCTGTACTATCGGCTCCATGTGATCGCGATCGATCTGCCGCCCCTGCGCGAGCGTATCGAGGACGTGCCGCTGCTGGCGCGGAGCTTCCTCACGAAGTACGGCAAGGAGAACAACAAGCCCGATCTGGAGCTGCTGCCGGACGCCATGCAGCTTCTCGAGGCGTATCACTGGCCCGGCAACGTGCGGGAGCTGGAGAACGTGATCGAGCGGGCGGCGGTGCTGACGGTCAAGCGCCAGATCGGCCCCGAGCTGGTTCCCGACGTCGTCAAGGCGTCGCCGTCGTTCCAACTGCCGCACTTCGACATGCCGCCGGACGGCATTCCCTTCCGCAAGATCATCGACAGCATGGAAGTGCGGTTGATCGTCCGCGCGCTCGAGGCGGCCGGGGGGGTGCAGAAGCGCGCCGCGGAGCTGCTGCGGGTCAAACCGACGACGCTCAACGAGATGATCAAGCGCCACGGAATACGGGGGCGCGCGTCTCGCGCCGGCGCCGCCGCTTCCGCCCGGGCCCGCACCGCCGCCGCGGGCAGCACGGATCCCGGACCGGCGGGCTCACGGTCCGCCCCGTTGATGTCCGATCTGGTGGAGGCGTTCGACAGGCGTCTGAGCCGCGCGGACTGA